A single window of Halodesulfovibrio sp. DNA harbors:
- the bcp gene encoding thioredoxin-dependent thiol peroxidase, producing MNTLKVGDPAPDFCLTNQSGEDICISEFSGKERVLVYFYPKASTPGUIKQAQGLRDNLDAFDSMGVAILGISPDPVSRLERFSKKQLLAFSLLSDENHEIAENFGVWGEKKFMGKVYDGIHRISFIIGKDGKIEKVFNKFKTADHAQVVLEYLKTHPE from the coding sequence ATGAACACACTTAAAGTAGGTGACCCTGCACCAGATTTTTGCCTTACCAATCAATCTGGTGAAGATATCTGTATTTCTGAATTTTCTGGAAAAGAGCGAGTTCTTGTCTACTTTTACCCCAAAGCCTCTACCCCTGGCTGAATCAAACAAGCACAGGGGTTGCGGGACAACCTCGATGCATTTGACTCCATGGGAGTTGCGATTCTTGGAATCAGCCCAGACCCAGTTTCTCGTTTAGAAAGATTTTCTAAAAAGCAGCTGCTCGCCTTCTCACTGCTTTCTGACGAGAACCACGAAATTGCAGAAAATTTTGGAGTTTGGGGAGAAAAAAAATTTATGGGAAAAGTATATGACGGCATCCACCGCATAAGTTTTATCATCGGAAAAGATGGAAAAATCGAAAAAGTTTTCAATAAATTCAAAACAGCAGACCATGCTCAGGTTGTGCTTGAATACCTGAAGACACATCCAGAATAA
- a CDS encoding histidine-type phosphatase — MSAKKVKKIVVLMRHGIRAPNQTMEKLAEWSHRSWPIWPVPPGFLTGRGRELMVAFWRQYELYEPYKSLLGEEGHCLTLDDIFIHADIDERTQTSAAAFASAISPACPPPYFVTTDKKIDPVFHPVSGTICNASRKKDESDIVTIVETSFSKLADEFSPQLEFVTELLGAMSQGTCKEYGIEKSCELRDLPPRVNFANSGRTVNLRGALGIKATLIQNWLLESAQWPDRYPGWGEITPDILSQLLVARAAIFNSLNRAAPYARDRGSAILSAMADSLLGRHFDPHANNAKCVVYMGHDTNIAHVAELLGLEWDLENFAYNDIPPASFVQFILWEKQTGEDVITAEFVAQPLEVMHSVCPENIRAGVIVKQLEFNPAPSERLDSRAFEYSREKFAKVVSEVINQDCIPHARALKKGTMK; from the coding sequence ATGTCTGCAAAAAAAGTTAAAAAAATTGTTGTGTTGATGCGTCACGGCATACGTGCACCTAATCAGACTATGGAAAAATTGGCTGAATGGTCACATCGCAGTTGGCCAATTTGGCCGGTTCCTCCCGGCTTTTTAACAGGAAGAGGAAGAGAGTTGATGGTGGCGTTTTGGCGACAGTACGAGTTGTATGAGCCTTACAAGTCATTGCTCGGAGAAGAAGGGCACTGTTTGACGCTAGATGATATCTTTATTCATGCCGACATTGATGAACGCACGCAGACAAGTGCGGCTGCTTTCGCTTCCGCTATATCTCCAGCGTGTCCTCCGCCATATTTTGTCACTACGGACAAAAAAATTGACCCTGTTTTTCATCCTGTCAGTGGAACAATTTGTAATGCTTCTCGAAAGAAAGACGAAAGCGATATTGTTACTATTGTAGAGACGTCATTTAGCAAGTTGGCAGATGAATTTTCTCCTCAGCTTGAATTTGTGACAGAGTTGTTAGGAGCAATGTCGCAGGGTACTTGCAAGGAGTATGGCATTGAGAAGAGTTGCGAATTGAGAGACCTACCTCCGCGTGTAAATTTCGCGAACAGCGGGCGGACTGTGAATTTACGCGGTGCTCTTGGAATAAAAGCAACTCTTATTCAGAACTGGTTACTCGAAAGTGCTCAATGGCCAGACAGATATCCGGGTTGGGGAGAGATCACCCCTGATATTCTTTCACAGTTGCTTGTCGCACGAGCTGCCATTTTTAATAGCCTGAATAGGGCGGCGCCGTATGCCCGCGATCGAGGCAGCGCTATATTAAGCGCTATGGCAGACTCTCTTTTAGGAAGACACTTTGACCCGCATGCAAATAATGCCAAATGTGTAGTGTACATGGGGCACGATACCAATATTGCACACGTAGCTGAACTGTTAGGGCTGGAATGGGATTTAGAGAACTTTGCCTACAATGACATCCCGCCTGCGAGTTTTGTTCAATTTATTCTTTGGGAAAAGCAGACGGGAGAAGATGTTATTACTGCTGAGTTTGTAGCGCAGCCGTTAGAAGTTATGCACAGTGTGTGTCCGGAAAATATTCGTGCTGGGGTGATTGTTAAGCAACTAGAATTTAACCCCGCTCCGAGTGAGAGGTTAGACTCCAGAGCCTTCGAATATTCAAGAGAAAAGTTTGCTAAGGTTGTGTCCGAAGTAATTAATCAAGACTGCATTCCGCATGCCCGTGCTTTGAAAAAGGGAACAATGAAATAA
- a CDS encoding M23 family metallopeptidase yields the protein MASLKKTFFFIIFLSFICSGAILGWLLFKDQQGPIIAVDKENARVNKNSTVTLSLHDVTSNLKNLSIAVRKNSKTIPLYATNFPQGKKSITLSVPLANAAVSDGSFEMLITATDTSLAAFGKGNTTRKIVVMRMDNTPPSITVKSLPPNIWQGGTGVIAYTISEPVNTSGVKVNDMFFPGYKQADGTYISFFAFPQSIDKKDFNPTAYAMDIAGNVYDQPFSINPLSRKFRHDKIRLSDRFLNSQMSAFAKDTPQATTNLERFLIVNRQIRKKNRDSLVKIGRQTSSSILWQGKFLRFPNSATRAGFGDRRSYMYNGEVIDQQTHLGLDLASRKQSPIPAANKGTVVFAGNLGIYGNVVIIDHGLGLQTLYAHMTEIRTTVGSVVNQGDILGISGSTGMSGGDHLHFGVIVSGIPVTPIEWFDHRWIQYNITDKLNFD from the coding sequence ATGGCGAGCCTTAAAAAAACCTTCTTTTTCATTATATTCTTATCATTTATTTGCAGCGGAGCTATTTTAGGATGGCTGTTGTTCAAAGACCAGCAAGGTCCTATAATTGCTGTTGATAAAGAGAATGCTCGAGTCAATAAAAATAGTACTGTCACTTTATCCTTGCATGATGTTACATCAAATTTAAAGAATTTATCTATTGCAGTTCGCAAGAATTCTAAAACAATACCATTATATGCCACCAATTTTCCACAAGGAAAAAAATCTATTACTCTCAGCGTTCCTCTCGCAAATGCAGCCGTTTCTGACGGTTCTTTTGAAATGCTGATTACAGCAACGGATACCTCATTAGCTGCATTCGGCAAAGGAAACACCACACGTAAAATTGTTGTAATGCGAATGGATAACACCCCACCTAGCATTACCGTAAAATCACTTCCGCCAAACATTTGGCAAGGTGGCACCGGTGTTATCGCGTATACCATCTCTGAGCCAGTCAATACTTCCGGCGTGAAAGTAAACGATATGTTCTTTCCTGGGTATAAACAGGCGGATGGAACATACATCAGCTTCTTTGCATTCCCACAAAGCATAGATAAAAAAGATTTTAATCCTACAGCTTACGCAATGGATATTGCTGGCAACGTATATGACCAGCCATTCTCCATTAATCCACTTTCTCGAAAATTCCGTCACGATAAAATTCGATTAAGCGATAGGTTCCTTAACTCTCAAATGTCCGCGTTTGCCAAAGACACTCCGCAAGCAACGACGAACCTTGAACGTTTCCTCATCGTTAACAGACAAATCCGTAAGAAAAATCGTGATTCGCTTGTCAAAATAGGTCGCCAGACTTCTTCTTCTATTTTATGGCAGGGTAAATTCTTACGTTTCCCTAACTCTGCCACACGCGCTGGGTTTGGTGATCGCAGAAGCTACATGTACAACGGCGAAGTCATAGATCAGCAGACCCATTTGGGGCTTGACCTTGCATCACGTAAACAATCCCCTATTCCTGCTGCTAACAAAGGAACCGTTGTCTTTGCAGGTAACCTTGGGATCTACGGAAACGTAGTTATTATAGACCACGGACTCGGCTTACAAACTTTGTATGCACATATGACTGAAATCAGAACAACGGTCGGATCAGTTGTAAACCAAGGCGACATCCTCGGTATTTCTGGTTCAACTGGCATGTCCGGCGGAGATCATCTCCACTTCGGCGTCATCGTGTCGGGTATTCCAGTAACTCCGATTGAATGGTTCGATCACCGTTGGATTCAGTATAACATTACAGACAAGCTCAATTTTGACTAA
- a CDS encoding CBS domain-containing protein translates to MLHVQDLMSTNLFTLKESDSLMAAKSLMELARIRHIPVVESGNIFLGIITHRDILSSTLSKLADVEKDVQDEIEAAIPVSEIMRTDVFVVAPDASLRDAAELLLNHKYGCLPVVEKDRLVGIITEADFLRLTIDLMDALDT, encoded by the coding sequence ATGCTGCATGTACAAGACCTGATGTCCACAAATCTGTTCACGCTCAAAGAGTCCGATTCTCTCATGGCGGCTAAATCCTTAATGGAACTTGCACGCATTCGCCATATCCCAGTGGTTGAAAGCGGCAATATTTTTTTAGGAATTATAACACACAGAGACATCTTATCATCAACGCTGTCGAAACTTGCTGACGTTGAGAAAGACGTTCAAGACGAAATAGAAGCCGCAATTCCTGTTTCCGAAATAATGCGAACTGATGTCTTTGTTGTTGCACCAGACGCAAGCCTTCGTGATGCGGCGGAACTTCTTCTCAACCATAAGTACGGCTGTTTACCTGTCGTGGAAAAAGACAGGCTGGTTGGGATAATAACAGAAGCAGACTTCTTACGTCTGACCATAGATCTCATGGATGCTTTGGATACATAA
- a CDS encoding protein-L-isoaspartate(D-aspartate) O-methyltransferase codes for MPYDLKRNRERMVREQLEKRNITDQNVLRAMRTVPRHKFVQDAMRLNAYDDNALPIGYGQTISQPYIVGLMSEALEATEGMSVLEIGTGSGYQAAVLHAMGLHVYSVERIKELHTAAITLFAELGYTSTQFKLDDGTLGWPEKAPFDRIIVTAGGPEIPKPLVDQLADPGVLVLPVGRAKRTQQLVRIRKNNGDITLEKLGSVAFVDLVGAHGW; via the coding sequence TTGCCGTACGACTTAAAGCGTAACAGAGAGAGGATGGTTCGCGAGCAACTTGAAAAGCGAAACATCACTGACCAAAACGTGCTGCGGGCTATGCGTACCGTTCCACGGCATAAGTTTGTGCAGGATGCCATGAGGCTTAATGCATATGACGATAATGCGTTGCCTATCGGGTATGGGCAGACTATCTCTCAACCTTATATTGTAGGGCTTATGTCTGAAGCGCTTGAGGCAACAGAAGGAATGAGTGTGCTTGAAATTGGCACTGGTTCCGGCTATCAAGCTGCTGTACTTCACGCGATGGGGCTTCATGTCTACTCTGTAGAGCGAATTAAGGAATTGCATACAGCAGCAATTACCCTTTTCGCTGAGCTGGGGTACACCTCAACGCAATTTAAACTTGATGACGGTACGTTAGGGTGGCCGGAGAAGGCTCCGTTTGACCGTATTATTGTGACAGCCGGAGGGCCGGAAATACCGAAGCCGCTTGTTGACCAGTTGGCTGACCCCGGAGTTCTTGTTTTACCGGTTGGACGGGCAAAGCGAACACAGCAGCTTGTGCGAATCCGAAAAAATAACGGTGACATCACGTTAGAAAAGCTTGGCAGCGTTGCCTTTGTTGATCTTGTTGGTGCACACGGATGGTAA
- a CDS encoding VTT domain-containing protein, whose translation MKMMARLMDWVSRSAISPKAKWTLAFIAFTESIIVPLPPDLLLIPMALTQRKKAFYFATICTIFSVLGGAVGYYIGYHFMDYVGMPIVRFYHLSDEYVRIKEWYDTYNAWAVAAAGLTPIPYKLCTLSAGAFKVHFGIFMIASVFSRSLRFFAIAALIYVFGERARYFLEKRFDLVLIVTLVLGIAGFLVIKLL comes from the coding sequence ATGAAAATGATGGCTAGGTTGATGGACTGGGTTTCCAGATCTGCAATATCTCCTAAAGCAAAGTGGACATTAGCTTTTATAGCGTTTACCGAGTCCATAATTGTTCCGCTTCCTCCAGATCTGCTTTTAATTCCAATGGCGCTTACACAGCGCAAAAAAGCTTTTTATTTTGCAACAATCTGTACCATATTTTCTGTACTGGGTGGAGCGGTAGGCTACTATATAGGCTATCATTTCATGGATTACGTAGGCATGCCGATAGTTCGCTTTTATCACCTGTCGGATGAATATGTTCGCATTAAAGAATGGTACGACACATACAACGCATGGGCAGTAGCAGCAGCGGGGCTTACGCCAATTCCCTACAAGCTTTGTACGCTTTCTGCTGGTGCTTTTAAGGTTCATTTCGGCATATTTATGATTGCGTCAGTGTTCAGCCGCAGTTTGCGATTCTTCGCCATTGCAGCCTTAATTTACGTGTTTGGCGAGCGCGCCCGATATTTTTTAGAGAAACGGTTTGATCTGGTCTTGATTGTAACTTTGGTACTCGGAATAGCCGGTTTTCTCGTAATAAAATTGTTATAA
- a CDS encoding Mrp/NBP35 family ATP-binding protein — protein sequence MSSCSGCSSSKELTPGKEIPASPKKNIQDEMINCTLDKIRHKLFIMSGKGGVGKSSVTVNTATALAAKGFKVGILDVDIHGPSIPGLLGVKDTGLESDRGGLLHPAKVNENLYVVSMDSLLKDKDTAVLWRGPKKTAAIRQFVSDVNWGDLDFLLIDSPPGTGDEHMTVLKTIPDATSVVVTTPQEVSLADVRKAVNFLQYAKASVLGVVENMSGLACPHCGEEIELFKKGGGKKLAEKYGLEFLGGIPLDPATVVAADRGVPVVMLEEDTAAKRGFQNLADNIVKALDCSLESVSSDNS from the coding sequence ATGTCTTCTTGCAGTGGCTGCTCCTCTTCGAAGGAACTTACTCCGGGGAAAGAGATTCCAGCTAGCCCAAAAAAGAATATTCAGGACGAAATGATTAACTGTACGCTGGATAAAATCCGTCACAAGTTATTCATTATGAGCGGTAAAGGTGGAGTGGGAAAAAGCTCTGTTACCGTAAACACTGCAACAGCTCTTGCTGCGAAAGGATTTAAAGTAGGTATTCTGGACGTTGATATTCACGGTCCAAGTATCCCTGGTCTTCTCGGTGTTAAAGATACAGGTCTCGAATCTGATCGCGGTGGTTTGTTGCATCCGGCTAAAGTTAATGAGAATCTGTATGTTGTGTCTATGGATTCTTTGCTGAAAGATAAAGACACAGCAGTGCTCTGGCGTGGACCTAAAAAAACTGCGGCTATTCGACAGTTTGTTTCCGACGTCAACTGGGGTGATCTTGATTTTCTGCTTATCGATTCCCCTCCGGGCACTGGTGATGAGCACATGACCGTACTCAAAACTATCCCGGATGCTACCTCTGTTGTTGTTACAACTCCGCAGGAAGTCTCTCTTGCAGACGTTCGTAAGGCTGTTAACTTCCTTCAGTATGCAAAAGCCAGTGTGCTCGGTGTAGTTGAAAACATGAGCGGTCTTGCATGTCCACACTGTGGTGAAGAAATCGAACTGTTTAAAAAAGGCGGCGGTAAAAAGCTTGCTGAAAAATATGGTCTCGAATTTCTTGGCGGTATTCCGCTCGATCCAGCTACAGTAGTAGCGGCAGACCGAGGCGTTCCTGTTGTTATGCTTGAAGAGGATACTGCTGCAAAACGCGGTTTCCAGAATCTTGCAGATAATATTGTAAAAGCGCTGGACTGTAGTCTCGAATCTGTTTCTTCAGATAACTCATAG
- the pgsA gene encoding CDP-diacylglycerol--glycerol-3-phosphate 3-phosphatidyltransferase, with amino-acid sequence MFNLANKITMFRILLVPFVVVLLYFPSKTTCLLAFLLFSLASISDLIDGFVARREGMVTSFGKFLDPLADKLLISSVLIMLVELGWAPAWVVITIICRELIVTGLRAMASDEGIVIAADKYGKMKTVMQMLALSPMIIHYPLFGYDVAVVGEILLYIALILTVFSGGNYLVGFYRNWLQQDNKK; translated from the coding sequence ATGTTTAATTTGGCGAACAAGATTACCATGTTTAGGATTTTGTTGGTTCCGTTTGTAGTAGTACTACTGTACTTCCCAAGCAAGACCACATGCTTACTTGCATTTTTACTTTTTTCTCTTGCATCGATATCTGATTTAATAGATGGATTCGTTGCACGCCGTGAAGGCATGGTGACAAGTTTTGGCAAATTTCTTGATCCACTTGCAGATAAGTTGTTGATTTCATCAGTGCTTATTATGCTTGTGGAACTTGGTTGGGCACCAGCGTGGGTGGTGATTACTATCATCTGTAGAGAACTTATCGTAACAGGGTTACGCGCAATGGCTTCTGATGAAGGCATTGTTATTGCCGCAGATAAGTACGGTAAAATGAAAACGGTAATGCAAATGCTTGCACTTTCACCTATGATTATTCACTACCCGTTGTTCGGGTATGATGTTGCCGTTGTTGGTGAAATACTTCTTTACATTGCACTTATCCTGACGGTATTTTCTGGGGGCAACTATCTTGTTGGCTTCTACAGAAATTGGTTGCAGCAGGACAATAAAAAGTAA
- a CDS encoding septum formation initiator family protein, which yields MLVKRILLALSVLLNLALITYLFVGDNGLGNYQALKADTYAFTQQQNKLDEKAYQLSHEIRLLQSDSEYIEKIIRARLGFVKSNEILYIFPDSKIKIPVGVRE from the coding sequence ATGTTAGTAAAACGAATTCTGTTGGCGTTATCCGTACTGCTTAACCTTGCCCTTATTACTTACTTGTTTGTAGGTGACAATGGGCTTGGGAATTATCAGGCGCTTAAAGCCGATACATACGCTTTTACACAACAGCAAAACAAGCTTGATGAAAAAGCGTATCAGTTAAGTCATGAAATACGACTGTTGCAGAGCGACTCTGAGTATATTGAGAAAATTATCAGAGCTCGCCTTGGTTTTGTTAAGAGTAACGAGATATTGTATATTTTTCCTGATAGCAAAATAAAGATTCCTGTTGGAGTGCGTGAATGA